The Halomonas sp. 7T genome contains a region encoding:
- a CDS encoding cytochrome c oxidase assembly protein: MSEYEIVRAVGVRRTVIRSLAVLMGMFAFAFALVPLYDVFCRVTGINGKVDTTAQAIIHEEVDQSRYVTVQFITRGSAGLPWQMSVAARQMRVHPGQTAEVDFTFSNNSLEESWGRAIPSVSPSNATTHLRKVSCFCFQEQQLQGGERLTIPLVFQLARDLPKEINTITLVYTLYPVHNMALDSSMNNNNSAGDKI; encoded by the coding sequence ATGTCTGAGTATGAAATCGTGAGGGCAGTGGGAGTGCGGCGCACCGTTATTCGATCGCTTGCGGTGCTAATGGGTATGTTTGCATTTGCGTTTGCACTTGTACCTCTTTACGACGTGTTCTGTCGTGTTACAGGGATTAACGGCAAAGTAGATACCACGGCGCAAGCTATCATCCATGAAGAGGTTGATCAGTCTCGTTATGTAACGGTTCAGTTTATTACTCGGGGTAGTGCTGGCTTACCCTGGCAAATGAGCGTTGCCGCACGGCAAATGCGCGTACATCCTGGGCAAACTGCTGAAGTAGACTTTACCTTTTCTAATAATAGCCTTGAAGAAAGCTGGGGAAGGGCCATTCCAAGTGTCTCACCCTCAAATGCAACAACCCACTTACGAAAAGTCAGCTGTTTCTGTTTCCAAGAGCAGCAGCTACAGGGGGGGGAGCGTTTAACCATTCCGCTGGTTTTTCAGCTGGCACGTGATTTACCTAAGGAAATTAACACTATCACGCTGGTATATACCCTGTATCCAGTGCATAACATGGCATTGGATTCCTCAATGAATAACAACAATAGTGCGGGGGATAAAATATGA
- a CDS encoding cation-translocating P-type ATPase: MAKTPLPNEITATWHNIETDDAISSLQSSTTGLSSQEAETRLTTHGPNRLQQEQARPWYRRFVDQFNNILMLILIVAAVASALMGHHLDAAAILGVVVIIALIGFFQEGKAEQAIQSIRNMLSPQATVLRNGQRTVVDAETIVPGDVVLIESGDRVPADLRLIEVKRFCTDEAALTGESIPVDKHILPVSANADLAERSSMAYASTIVVQGTAKGLVVATGTQTEIGKISELVRGVEQLKTPLLRQLDRAGSMLAFFILGAAALTAAVGSLVHNQPLDEMFMAAVGLAVAAIPEGLPAIVTISLALGVQRMAKRKAIIRRLPAVETLGSISTIFSDKTGTLTRNEMTATAIWLGDAQYAIEGTGFNPEGNIRPIATDSDSQSQPSSIITEDHPALSHFLTVASLCNDAELSQSGDAYHIVGDPTEGALIVAAAKAGLEIQPLRERHPRIDAIPFESEHKYMATVNKLDDSHRVLVKGAPDRLLEMSSHTLSQSGLSPIDRQQWEERIEELSSQGLRVLAIAEKTSVDSQSLDHQHIQQDLTFLGIIGLLDPPREEAINAVKECLRAGIRPVMITGDHAATALSIAKQLGFSQTERVVTGREIEAMSDSQLEEVITDVDVFARASPEHKLRLVKAMQAQGGICAMTGDGVNDGPALKRADVGVAMGIQGTEAAKDASEMVLADDNFATIVNAIAEGRKVYDNIRKTITFILPTNGAQGLAIMLAVLAGTNLPITPLQALWVNMVVATTLGLALAFEESEQDLMQRQPRDPKAALLDMFLLWRVIFVSLLLLGGVFSVFSWILTQGESIELARTAAVNMLVVGSAAYLINSRFLINSTLSFHGLFSSRMVWLAIGAIMLLQLAFTYWSVMQAIFASEALQLQHWLAILLFSLVIYALVEIEKAVWRRLR; the protein is encoded by the coding sequence ATGGCCAAAACACCACTACCTAATGAAATCACTGCTACGTGGCATAATATTGAAACTGATGACGCTATATCGTCATTGCAATCAAGCACCACCGGTTTATCCAGCCAAGAAGCCGAAACAAGGCTAACAACCCATGGCCCTAATCGGCTACAGCAAGAACAGGCACGGCCATGGTATCGACGCTTTGTTGATCAGTTTAACAACATATTGATGCTCATTTTGATCGTTGCCGCTGTTGCCAGCGCCCTAATGGGTCATCACCTGGATGCCGCTGCTATTCTTGGCGTAGTGGTAATCATTGCATTAATTGGTTTTTTTCAAGAAGGAAAGGCTGAGCAGGCTATTCAAAGCATACGCAATATGCTTTCTCCACAAGCTACGGTGTTGCGCAATGGTCAACGAACTGTTGTCGACGCGGAGACAATCGTTCCTGGCGATGTGGTACTGATTGAGAGCGGAGACCGCGTTCCCGCTGATCTCCGGTTAATAGAAGTAAAGCGTTTTTGCACTGATGAAGCTGCGCTTACTGGCGAGTCAATACCGGTTGATAAACATATCCTTCCTGTGTCTGCCAACGCCGATTTGGCCGAACGTAGCTCAATGGCTTATGCAAGCACCATTGTTGTTCAAGGCACAGCGAAAGGATTAGTCGTCGCAACAGGTACCCAGACTGAAATTGGTAAGATTTCTGAGTTAGTTCGCGGTGTCGAGCAGCTTAAAACGCCGTTGCTACGCCAGCTGGATCGTGCTGGAAGCATGCTCGCATTTTTTATATTAGGTGCCGCTGCACTCACAGCAGCCGTGGGAAGCCTTGTCCACAACCAACCTCTCGATGAAATGTTTATGGCCGCAGTAGGCTTGGCGGTAGCTGCTATACCAGAAGGTTTACCTGCCATTGTGACGATTAGCCTAGCCCTTGGCGTTCAGCGCATGGCAAAACGAAAAGCAATTATCCGACGTCTACCGGCTGTGGAAACCCTTGGGTCAATTTCGACAATTTTTTCCGATAAAACAGGTACGCTTACTCGTAACGAGATGACAGCGACGGCTATTTGGTTAGGTGACGCTCAATACGCCATTGAGGGTACCGGCTTTAATCCCGAAGGTAACATTCGGCCAATAGCGACTGACTCTGACTCTCAATCACAGCCTTCCTCTATTATTACTGAAGATCATCCGGCATTAAGCCACTTTCTAACGGTAGCTTCGCTTTGCAATGATGCCGAACTCTCTCAAAGTGGCGATGCGTACCATATTGTCGGCGACCCAACGGAAGGGGCACTTATTGTGGCTGCTGCTAAAGCAGGGTTGGAAATTCAGCCTCTTCGCGAGCGCCACCCGCGAATTGATGCGATTCCTTTTGAGTCTGAACATAAATACATGGCAACGGTGAACAAGCTTGATGATAGCCATAGAGTCTTAGTGAAAGGCGCTCCGGATCGGCTACTTGAGATGTCGAGCCATACGTTGAGCCAATCAGGGCTATCACCTATCGATCGCCAACAGTGGGAAGAACGGATTGAGGAGCTCTCCTCTCAGGGGTTGAGAGTACTCGCCATTGCAGAGAAAACATCGGTCGACTCGCAGTCGCTTGATCATCAACACATTCAACAGGATCTCACCTTTTTAGGCATTATCGGCTTACTCGACCCGCCGCGGGAAGAGGCAATCAACGCGGTAAAAGAGTGTCTGCGAGCAGGTATTCGTCCTGTCATGATTACTGGTGACCATGCTGCCACCGCACTTTCTATCGCTAAACAACTAGGTTTTTCACAGACAGAGCGTGTGGTTACCGGTCGCGAAATCGAAGCCATGAGTGATTCGCAGCTTGAAGAGGTAATTACGGATGTCGATGTATTCGCCCGTGCATCGCCTGAACACAAGTTAAGATTGGTTAAAGCTATGCAGGCACAAGGCGGTATATGCGCAATGACAGGCGATGGGGTCAATGATGGCCCGGCGCTTAAGCGTGCCGATGTTGGCGTAGCAATGGGCATTCAAGGCACAGAGGCTGCGAAAGATGCCTCGGAAATGGTGCTTGCTGACGATAACTTTGCCACGATCGTGAATGCGATCGCTGAAGGCAGAAAAGTCTACGACAACATTCGTAAAACAATTACCTTTATCTTACCAACCAATGGTGCGCAAGGTTTAGCTATCATGTTGGCGGTACTAGCGGGCACCAATCTGCCAATCACACCGCTTCAAGCGCTTTGGGTCAACATGGTAGTCGCTACCACTCTAGGCTTAGCCCTTGCCTTCGAAGAGAGTGAGCAAGATCTGATGCAACGCCAACCGCGAGACCCAAAAGCGGCGCTGCTCGATATGTTTTTACTGTGGCGAGTCATCTTTGTCTCATTGCTGCTGCTGGGCGGTGTTTTCAGCGTTTTTAGCTGGATTTTAACCCAGGGTGAAAGCATTGAATTAGCGCGCACGGCCGCTGTCAATATGCTGGTGGTTGGTAGCGCGGCCTATTTAATTAATAGTCGCTTTTTGATTAACAGCACGCTCTCCTTCCACGGCCTTTTTAGTAGCCGTATGGTTTGGTTGGCGATTGGCGCTATTATGCTTCTGCAGCTAGCATTCACCTATTGGTCAGTGATGCAGGCTATTTTTGCCAGCGAAGCATTACAACTGCAACACTGGTTAGCTATTTTGCTGTTCAGTCTCGTCATCTATGCATTAGTCGAAATAGAAAAGGCGGTGTGGCGCCGTCTGCGTTAA
- a CDS encoding TetR family transcriptional regulator C-terminal domain-containing protein — MSAETANYENASRDRIEQSILSAAEQVFSQHGYRGASLQAIADQAGLPKANILYYMGSKQALYVRLLNRMMSRWNAVLEDITPESDPGQVLSEFIRTKMLLGQRYPEGSKLFAAEILAGAPFLSDYLSGELKEWVASRAAIIRQWSSQGKMDDVDPRWLIFLIWSSTQHYTEYSAQVSGILGQNTLSEADIESISQFLEQVILKGCGIRQSSPSSNMPA; from the coding sequence ATGTCGGCTGAGACCGCTAACTATGAAAATGCCAGCCGTGATCGTATTGAACAAAGCATTTTAAGTGCCGCAGAACAGGTATTTTCTCAGCACGGTTACCGCGGCGCGAGCCTACAGGCGATTGCTGACCAAGCAGGTTTACCCAAAGCCAATATCTTGTACTACATGGGGAGCAAGCAGGCACTGTATGTGCGATTGTTAAATCGCATGATGAGTCGTTGGAATGCAGTCCTTGAAGATATTACCCCTGAAAGTGATCCTGGGCAGGTGCTGAGTGAGTTCATTCGTACCAAAATGCTGCTCGGACAGCGTTATCCTGAGGGTTCAAAGCTATTTGCTGCAGAAATTTTGGCCGGCGCCCCCTTTCTAAGTGACTACTTATCAGGTGAATTAAAAGAGTGGGTAGCCTCACGAGCGGCGATTATTCGCCAGTGGTCGTCACAGGGGAAGATGGATGATGTTGATCCCCGCTGGCTGATATTTCTGATTTGGTCATCTACCCAGCATTACACAGAATATAGTGCTCAAGTAAGCGGTATATTAGGACAAAATACGCTCAGTGAAGCTGATATTGAGTCGATCTCTCAGTTTTTAGAGCAGGTTATTTTAAAAGGCTGTGGCATTCGGCAATCATCTCCGTCTAGCAATATGCCCGCGTAA
- a CDS encoding DUF2970 domain-containing protein gives MWSVIKSILAALIGVQSDFQRQKDFTSKKPIAFIVAAIAVTLVFVLALAAIANMAAH, from the coding sequence ATGTGGTCGGTTATCAAATCGATTCTAGCTGCACTTATTGGCGTCCAGAGTGATTTCCAACGCCAAAAAGACTTCACCAGCAAGAAACCTATCGCCTTTATTGTAGCGGCCATTGCCGTGACCCTAGTGTTTGTATTGGCGCTCGCAGCGATAGCCAATATGGCGGCACACTAA
- the coxB gene encoding cytochrome c oxidase subunit II, with the protein MHSPWRWLLPIGLMSSTALAQTNGWNMPVGVTEISQEIYGLHMTIFWICVVIGLIVFGVMFYSLFRYRHSQGAKAAHFHENTKVEVLWTAIPVLILVGMAVPATATLKNMYDASEAELDVMIVGQQWRWRYEYLGEEVAFNSSMSTPWEQIDGDATRDEHYLLDVDEPLVLPINRKVRFLMTSDDVIHSWWVPELAVKQDTIPGFINENWVQINEPGIYRGQCAELCGINHGFMPIVVHAVEEEEFETWLAERKEAAEQEEMGIDREWEFDELMARGEPVYRAICASCHQADGQGAPPAFPALANNEQLVNDLDWHIDRILNGVSGAAMPAFRNTLNPVEIAAVVTYTRNAWGNETGDVIQPVSIAERLID; encoded by the coding sequence ATGCACTCACCCTGGCGATGGCTGCTGCCCATAGGTTTGATGTCCAGCACTGCCTTAGCGCAAACCAACGGATGGAATATGCCCGTTGGTGTGACGGAGATTAGCCAAGAGATTTACGGGCTGCACATGACCATTTTTTGGATATGTGTGGTCATTGGGCTAATAGTGTTTGGCGTGATGTTCTACTCTTTATTCCGTTATCGGCACTCACAAGGTGCCAAAGCGGCGCATTTTCACGAAAACACCAAAGTAGAAGTGCTTTGGACAGCCATTCCAGTGTTGATTTTAGTAGGCATGGCAGTACCCGCTACGGCGACATTAAAAAATATGTATGACGCCTCAGAGGCTGAACTTGATGTCATGATCGTCGGCCAGCAATGGCGCTGGCGCTATGAGTATCTTGGTGAGGAGGTGGCATTTAACTCAAGTATGAGCACGCCTTGGGAGCAGATTGATGGAGACGCGACGCGTGACGAGCACTATTTACTTGATGTAGATGAGCCGCTGGTACTGCCCATTAATCGAAAAGTGCGATTTCTCATGACCTCGGATGACGTTATCCACTCATGGTGGGTGCCGGAGCTTGCTGTCAAGCAGGATACAATTCCTGGCTTTATTAATGAGAACTGGGTGCAAATTAATGAACCGGGAATTTACCGGGGCCAATGTGCAGAACTGTGTGGGATCAACCACGGCTTTATGCCGATCGTGGTGCACGCTGTAGAGGAGGAGGAGTTTGAAACATGGTTAGCGGAGCGCAAAGAGGCGGCAGAGCAAGAAGAGATGGGGATAGATCGTGAGTGGGAGTTTGATGAGCTAATGGCGCGCGGAGAGCCTGTTTACCGTGCTATATGTGCCTCATGTCATCAGGCCGACGGCCAAGGCGCACCGCCAGCCTTCCCGGCACTAGCTAATAATGAACAATTAGTTAATGACTTAGACTGGCATATTGACCGTATTTTAAACGGTGTGTCGGGCGCTGCTATGCCAGCATTTCGCAATACGCTAAATCCCGTGGAAATTGCGGCTGTGGTTACCTATACGCGGAACGCGTGGGGTAATGAAACGGGGGATGTGATTCAGCCCGTATCCATTGCAGAAAGACTGATTGATTAA
- the ctaD gene encoding cytochrome c oxidase subunit I: MAPKLPPQHSLQHSSTTVADGQASHPPHTAPKGIMRWLLTTNHKEIGSLYLIFSLTMFFIGGIFALVVRAELFQPGLQLVEPEFFNQMTTMHGLIMVFAAVMPAFTGLANWMIPLQIGAPDMALPRLNNFSFWLLPIAFTLLLSTLLMPGGGPNFGWTFYAPLSTTYAPPSTTFFILALHIAGISSILGAINIIATILNMRAPGMRMMDMPLFVWTWLITAFLLIAVMPVLAGVITMMLMDINFGTSFFDAAGGGDPVLFQHLFWFFGHPEVYIMILPAFGIVSAIIPTFARKRLFGYASMVYATAAIALLSFLVWAHHMFVVGLPLAAELFFMYSTMLIAVPTGVKVFNWITTLFRGSISFESPMLFALAFVVLFTIGGFSGLMLAIAPADFQYHDTYFVVAHFHYVLVPGAIFAIMAGVYYWLPKWTGHYPNERLAQCHFWCSIVGVNLTFFPMHFAGLAGMPRRIPDYALQFADFNLVSSIGAFFFGVSQLIFVLVVVLCVRGGKKAPAKAWEGAEDLEWSVPSPAPLHTFETPPVFHRAQHGE; the protein is encoded by the coding sequence ATGGCGCCCAAACTACCTCCTCAGCACTCATTGCAGCATAGCTCTACCACGGTGGCGGATGGACAGGCTTCTCATCCACCCCACACGGCCCCCAAAGGGATAATGCGTTGGCTACTCACGACTAATCACAAAGAGATTGGCTCTTTGTATCTTATCTTTTCACTAACCATGTTTTTTATTGGCGGTATATTTGCGCTCGTGGTGCGAGCAGAATTATTCCAGCCTGGCTTGCAACTGGTAGAGCCTGAGTTTTTCAACCAAATGACCACGATGCATGGATTAATCATGGTCTTTGCCGCTGTAATGCCGGCGTTTACTGGCTTGGCTAACTGGATGATTCCTTTGCAAATTGGCGCGCCAGACATGGCACTTCCACGGCTGAATAACTTTAGTTTCTGGCTACTGCCCATTGCGTTTACGCTGTTACTTTCCACGCTTTTGATGCCGGGAGGAGGGCCAAATTTTGGTTGGACGTTCTATGCACCGCTATCGACGACTTACGCCCCGCCTTCCACGACCTTTTTTATTCTTGCTTTACATATCGCAGGCATTAGTTCCATCTTAGGTGCTATTAACATTATCGCGACCATACTTAATATGCGTGCCCCAGGTATGCGCATGATGGATATGCCGCTGTTTGTTTGGACTTGGCTAATTACGGCTTTTCTGCTGATTGCGGTCATGCCCGTTCTGGCGGGAGTCATTACCATGATGTTAATGGATATCAACTTCGGCACGAGCTTCTTCGATGCGGCCGGTGGGGGAGATCCAGTCCTGTTTCAGCATCTTTTTTGGTTTTTTGGGCATCCGGAAGTTTACATCATGATATTGCCTGCGTTCGGGATTGTGTCTGCCATCATTCCGACGTTTGCCCGTAAACGCTTGTTTGGCTACGCCTCCATGGTGTATGCCACGGCTGCCATTGCGCTACTGTCATTTTTAGTGTGGGCCCACCATATGTTTGTGGTTGGCTTGCCATTAGCTGCTGAGCTGTTTTTCATGTACTCCACAATGCTGATTGCAGTGCCAACAGGGGTCAAAGTTTTTAACTGGATCACGACGCTGTTTCGCGGTTCGATCAGTTTTGAATCGCCCATGCTGTTTGCGCTGGCCTTTGTCGTTCTGTTTACTATCGGTGGCTTTTCAGGATTGATGTTGGCAATTGCCCCGGCCGATTTTCAATACCACGACACTTACTTTGTGGTAGCTCATTTCCACTATGTGCTGGTACCAGGGGCTATCTTTGCCATTATGGCTGGGGTTTATTACTGGCTACCCAAATGGACGGGACATTACCCTAACGAGCGATTAGCGCAGTGTCATTTCTGGTGTTCGATCGTGGGAGTGAACCTGACGTTTTTCCCCATGCATTTTGCTGGTCTTGCTGGAATGCCACGTCGTATTCCCGATTACGCGCTCCAGTTCGCGGACTTTAATCTCGTTTCAAGTATTGGTGCTTTTTTCTTTGGGGTGTCGCAGCTCATTTTTGTGCTTGTGGTGGTGCTCTGTGTTCGAGGGGGTAAAAAAGCACCAGCTAAGGCATGGGAGGGCGCAGAAGACCTTGAGTGGAGTGTCCCTAGCCCGGCTCCGTTGCATACCTTTGAAACGCCTCCTGTGTTTCATCGTGCGCAACATGGCGAATAG
- the hrpB gene encoding ATP-dependent helicase HrpB → MSSLPIEPHLAALQTALDTHNRLILVAQPGAGKTTRVPVTLLGSLWTQGQKLLLLEPRRVAARLAASYMAEQLNEPVGQTVGYRMRGDSKVSAQTRLEVVTQGVLTRMLQDDPLLEGVAGIIFDEFHERSLEADLGLAFALDIQQSIRDDLRLIVMSATLDVAALKNVLGNDTPVIESSGRQFTVETQYRPTRGSESLEMAAFRVISEALSWPDARDALVILPGVAEITRLVQTLESGMPNIEVRALHGRMPIEAQQAALKPHEVRQRVIVSTAIAESSVTVNGVNVVIDAGLERVPLFQPRTGLTRLTTRRVNRASADQRRGRAGRQQPGICFRLWPKEQPLVAYGEPEIAQADLSKLVLEVAVWGVQSPDALAWMTPPPKGAWQSGQALLEQLGIIDSAAKLTPLGKQSALWPVEPRLAVMLERSSSLSALPLACGVAALLESGERLNGPLQEALAPRFAWPSRYPQWQKEADRLARVAGTTLPRNVSYEPLSVLLTLAYPDRVAQRITHGRFKLANGKTATLPSGHPLANASYLVAVSLESASSEAAIYLAESMTLATLSNCFPSAQQWMDRIYWSESQRKLVGEAVQCHGELVLASRPLRELPAEAVQHALLSGLKQRPEIVFTKEVKQLQGRMALLHRLFPDQWPDWSDEALVNALDTWLSPYLAGMARMSQLEKMPFHTHLWASLKWEEQATLEQLVPMSLHVPSGRQVRLDYAPCRDGCPPVLAIKLQEAFGWQDSPTVARGNVVVLVHLLSPAKRPLQVTQDLRSFWLNGYPEVRKEMRGRYPKHPWPSDPLAANATAKTKRGSGSAH, encoded by the coding sequence ATGTCTAGCTTGCCTATTGAGCCGCATCTAGCCGCTTTGCAAACCGCATTGGATACTCACAACCGACTGATTTTGGTGGCTCAGCCGGGAGCGGGTAAAACTACCCGTGTACCAGTAACACTACTTGGCAGCCTGTGGACGCAAGGTCAAAAGCTTTTGTTGCTAGAACCAAGACGTGTTGCGGCGCGGTTAGCAGCCAGCTATATGGCAGAACAGCTTAATGAGCCGGTTGGCCAGACGGTTGGTTATCGCATGCGCGGTGACAGTAAAGTGAGTGCACAAACCCGTTTAGAGGTCGTTACCCAGGGAGTGCTTACTCGCATGCTGCAGGATGACCCGCTCCTTGAAGGCGTTGCAGGCATTATTTTTGATGAGTTTCATGAACGCAGTCTTGAAGCGGATCTTGGACTTGCGTTTGCGCTGGATATACAGCAGAGCATTCGCGATGACCTGCGGCTTATTGTGATGTCGGCCACGCTTGATGTCGCCGCGTTGAAAAATGTGTTGGGAAACGATACTCCCGTCATTGAGAGCAGCGGGCGACAATTCACTGTTGAAACACAGTATCGTCCTACACGCGGCAGCGAATCGTTAGAAATGGCGGCTTTTCGCGTGATAAGTGAGGCTCTATCATGGCCAGATGCCCGCGATGCGCTGGTTATCTTACCCGGAGTGGCTGAAATTACTCGACTAGTGCAGACGCTGGAGAGTGGTATGCCTAATATTGAAGTGCGTGCATTACACGGGCGAATGCCTATCGAAGCACAGCAAGCTGCGTTGAAGCCTCATGAAGTGCGCCAACGTGTGATTGTATCAACCGCTATTGCTGAATCCAGTGTCACCGTAAACGGTGTCAATGTGGTTATCGACGCTGGCCTGGAGCGGGTGCCACTATTTCAGCCGCGTACAGGGTTAACACGCTTAACCACACGACGTGTTAATCGCGCCAGCGCGGATCAGCGCAGGGGACGTGCCGGGCGGCAGCAACCAGGAATATGTTTTCGCTTATGGCCCAAAGAGCAGCCGCTGGTTGCCTATGGCGAGCCAGAAATAGCCCAGGCTGATTTATCCAAACTGGTACTTGAGGTCGCGGTCTGGGGCGTTCAGTCACCAGACGCGCTGGCATGGATGACTCCACCGCCAAAGGGCGCTTGGCAAAGTGGCCAGGCGCTGCTTGAGCAACTAGGCATCATTGATTCGGCAGCCAAGCTTACGCCGCTGGGTAAGCAGAGTGCACTTTGGCCGGTTGAGCCGCGATTAGCGGTTATGTTGGAAAGATCTTCTTCACTCAGTGCGCTGCCATTAGCCTGTGGAGTGGCAGCGCTATTAGAGAGTGGAGAGCGTTTGAACGGCCCTTTACAAGAGGCTTTAGCACCGCGATTTGCCTGGCCTTCGCGTTATCCTCAGTGGCAAAAGGAGGCTGATCGTTTGGCTAGAGTAGCAGGGACGACGCTGCCTCGTAATGTTAGTTACGAGCCACTGAGCGTGTTGCTGACACTGGCTTATCCGGATCGCGTCGCCCAACGTATTACGCACGGCCGGTTTAAATTGGCGAATGGAAAAACGGCCACGTTGCCAAGCGGCCACCCACTGGCAAATGCCTCTTACCTTGTTGCAGTGAGTCTTGAAAGTGCTTCAAGCGAGGCCGCAATTTACTTGGCAGAGTCGATGACACTAGCAACATTAAGTAATTGTTTTCCGAGCGCCCAGCAGTGGATGGATCGGATCTATTGGTCAGAATCCCAACGCAAGCTTGTCGGCGAAGCCGTTCAGTGCCATGGAGAGCTGGTGTTAGCTTCTCGTCCACTCAGAGAGCTTCCTGCTGAGGCGGTTCAGCACGCCTTGCTTAGTGGGCTGAAACAACGTCCAGAGATAGTGTTCACAAAAGAAGTGAAGCAGCTGCAGGGCCGCATGGCGCTGCTCCATCGTCTTTTTCCAGATCAGTGGCCAGACTGGTCAGATGAAGCGTTAGTCAATGCGCTGGATACATGGCTCTCACCCTACCTAGCGGGTATGGCACGCATGAGCCAGCTAGAAAAAATGCCTTTTCATACGCATTTATGGGCGTCGTTGAAGTGGGAAGAGCAGGCTACTTTGGAGCAATTAGTGCCTATGTCGTTACATGTGCCTAGTGGCCGTCAGGTAAGGCTTGATTACGCTCCCTGCCGAGATGGCTGCCCGCCAGTACTAGCGATTAAGCTGCAAGAAGCGTTTGGATGGCAAGACTCTCCTACGGTTGCCAGGGGGAATGTTGTAGTGCTCGTCCATCTGCTTTCACCAGCCAAAAGGCCGCTACAAGTGACTCAAGATTTGCGCAGTTTTTGGCTGAATGGCTACCCAGAAGTGCGTAAGGAGATGCGTGGTCGGTATCCGAAGCACCCTTGGCCTAGTGATCCGCTAGCTGCGAACGCCACTGCCAAGACAAAGCGGGGCAGTGGCTCAGCGCATTAA